A window from Burkholderiales bacterium encodes these proteins:
- the murE gene encoding UDP-N-acetylmuramoyl-L-alanyl-D-glutamate--2,6-diaminopimelate ligase: MNCARLSADDRGLAGLPAPVQEALQGLGVEVKSVCIDSRALEPGDTFLAYPGERQDGRHHIPQAIARGAAAVLWEREGFRWDPAWRVPNRGVHGLRGMAGWLAAHVYGHPSRVLSVIGVTGTNGKTSCTHWIAQALAAAGRPAAVIGTLGSGFPGALEPAATTTPDPVAVQRLLARFRDAGAQAVAMEVSSHALVQERVNGVEFSVALFTNLSRDHLDYHGTMEAYARAKLRLFQWPGLKRAVLNLDDPFGGHIAEELRGGEVPVLGYGLTDDGAWSADRLGVPMVRGHLLELSERGIRLEVRLPSRQTGAPSGAGVLESPLLGRFNAENLLAVAATLITSGIALPQALSALGTVRPAPGRLQQLGGGDRPLVVIDYAHTPDALAKVLAALRDMMARPGGRLICVFGCGGERDRGKRPLMGAVATRYADEVIVTSDNPRGEPPSQIIADIVGGAGANHRVIEDRAGAIFEAVGRARPGDVVLIAGKGHEQYQEVGGERRPFSDAEVAGRALAAWRGGKP; encoded by the coding sequence GTGAACTGCGCCCGGCTCAGCGCCGATGATCGCGGTCTCGCGGGGCTTCCGGCGCCCGTGCAGGAAGCCCTGCAGGGTCTCGGCGTGGAAGTGAAGAGCGTGTGCATCGACAGCCGGGCTCTCGAGCCGGGGGACACGTTTCTCGCCTATCCCGGCGAGCGCCAGGACGGTCGCCATCACATCCCCCAGGCGATCGCCCGGGGCGCGGCGGCGGTGTTGTGGGAAAGGGAGGGTTTCCGCTGGGACCCGGCGTGGCGGGTTCCCAACCGGGGTGTGCACGGCTTGCGGGGCATGGCGGGTTGGCTCGCGGCCCACGTCTACGGTCATCCGTCCCGGGTGCTCTCGGTGATCGGGGTGACCGGGACCAACGGCAAGACGTCCTGCACCCACTGGATCGCCCAGGCGTTGGCGGCGGCCGGGCGCCCGGCGGCGGTCATCGGCACCCTGGGCAGCGGTTTTCCCGGGGCGCTGGAGCCGGCGGCCACCACCACCCCCGATCCCGTCGCCGTGCAGCGGCTCCTGGCCCGGTTCCGGGACGCGGGCGCCCAGGCCGTGGCCATGGAGGTCTCCTCCCACGCCCTGGTCCAGGAACGGGTGAACGGGGTCGAGTTCTCCGTCGCCCTGTTCACTAACCTGTCCCGGGACCACCTGGACTACCACGGCACCATGGAGGCCTACGCCCGGGCGAAGCTGCGCCTGTTCCAATGGCCGGGCTTGAAGCGGGCCGTGCTCAACCTGGACGACCCCTTCGGCGGCCACATCGCCGAAGAGCTGCGGGGCGGGGAGGTTCCGGTGCTGGGCTACGGCTTGACCGACGATGGCGCCTGGAGCGCCGATCGCCTGGGGGTGCCCATGGTGCGAGGCCATCTGCTGGAACTTTCCGAGCGAGGGATCCGGCTCGAGGTGCGCCTGCCTAGCAGGCAGACAGGCGCCCCTTCCGGCGCCGGCGTGCTGGAGAGCCCCCTGCTCGGGCGCTTCAACGCGGAAAACCTTCTGGCGGTGGCCGCCACCCTCATCACCAGTGGGATAGCGCTTCCTCAAGCCTTGTCCGCCCTCGGGACGGTGCGCCCGGCCCCCGGGCGGCTGCAGCAGTTGGGAGGAGGCGATCGGCCCCTGGTGGTGATCGACTACGCCCACACCCCCGACGCCCTGGCCAAGGTGCTCGCCGCGTTGCGGGACATGATGGCCCGGCCCGGCGGGCGGCTCATCTGCGTGTTCGGCTGCGGCGGCGAGCGAGACCGGGGCAAGCGGCCCCTGATGGGCGCCGTGGCCACCCGCTACGCCGACGAGGTCATCGTGACCAGCGACAACCCCCGGGGCGAACCTCCGAGCCAGATCATCGCCGACATCGTGGGCGGGGCCGGGGCGAACCATCGGGTGATCGAGGACCGGGCCGGCGCCATCTTCGAGGCGGTCGGGCGGGCCCGTCCCGGGGACGTGGTGCTGATCGCCGGCAAGGGCCACGAGCAGTACCAGGAGGTGGGAGGCGAGCGGCGGCCGTTCAGCGACGCGGAAGTGGCGGGGCGGGCCCTGGCGGCATGGAGAGGCGGGAAGCCATGA
- the rsmH gene encoding ribosomal RNA small subunit methyltransferase H yields MSEAPVHRPVLVDEAMEALRIRPAGVYVDATFGRGGHSRAILARLGSEGRLIALDRDPEAVRAAKAFPDPRLEAVHSRFSRLAEAARALGVERVDGVLFDLGVSSPQLEDAARGFSFRLEGPLDMRMDPGEGMSVGQWLARATEREIGEVVKRYGEERFAKQIARAIVAARARKPIATTRELAAIVAQAVRTREPGQDPATRTFQALRIFINQELEELPLALEQALELLNPGGRLVVISFHSLEDRIVKRFLQTVARPGGIPARLPLRADELPAPRARIVGRPVRPSPAEVAANPRARSAILRTAERLG; encoded by the coding sequence GTGAGCGAGGCCCCGGTCCATCGCCCCGTCCTGGTGGACGAGGCGATGGAGGCGTTACGCATCCGGCCGGCGGGCGTCTACGTGGACGCCACCTTCGGCCGCGGGGGGCACAGCAGGGCCATCCTCGCCCGCCTGGGATCCGAAGGGCGCCTGATCGCCCTGGACCGGGACCCCGAGGCGGTGCGGGCCGCGAAGGCCTTCCCGGATCCCCGGCTGGAAGCGGTCCACAGCCGGTTCTCGCGCCTCGCGGAAGCGGCGCGGGCGCTGGGGGTGGAGCGGGTGGATGGGGTGCTCTTCGACTTGGGGGTCTCTTCGCCCCAGCTGGAAGACGCGGCCCGGGGATTCAGCTTCCGGCTGGAGGGACCCCTGGACATGCGCATGGATCCAGGGGAAGGCATGAGCGTGGGGCAGTGGCTCGCCCGGGCAACGGAACGAGAAATCGGGGAGGTGGTGAAGCGCTATGGCGAAGAACGGTTTGCTAAACAGATTGCAAGAGCGATTGTTGCGGCTCGAGCACGCAAGCCCATCGCGACGACCCGGGAGCTCGCGGCGATCGTGGCCCAGGCTGTCCGGACGCGGGAGCCCGGTCAGGACCCCGCGACGCGGACTTTTCAGGCTTTACGGATTTTCATCAATCAGGAGCTTGAGGAGCTGCCGTTAGCACTGGAGCAGGCCCTCGAGCTCCTCAATCCCGGAGGACGGTTGGTGGTGATCAGCTTCCATTCCCTCGAAGACCGGATCGTCAAGCGCTTCCTGCAGACCGTCGCGCGCCCCGGCGGGATCCCGGCGCGGCTGCCCCTGCGCGCCGACGAGCTGCCCGCCCCCCGGGCGCGCATCGTCGGTCGGCCAGTGCGACCGAGCCCGGCGGAAGTGGCGGCCAACCCCCGCGCCCGCAGCGCGATCCTGCGGACCGCCGAGCGCCTGGGATGA
- the ftsI gene encoding peptidoglycan synthetase, which produces MTPENLTGYGLRLPRWRARLVLMLFLAAFAGLAGRAAYLQAVKTDFLQQKGEARFLRVVEVSAHRGRILDRHGEPLAVSTPVESVWASPEDVPQEGSVLGKLAAILEMDPRALLARIRENPDRGFVYLKRHLSPEAAARVAALQIEGVFLQREYRRYYPSGEAAAHLIGFTNVDDDGQEGIELAYQDLLKGVPGSRRVIKDRLGRVVEDVRSLREPKPGQDLTLSVDRRIQYLAYRELKQAVEKHRARAGGIVVLDSVTGEVLALANVPSYNPNDRAQAKPSRVRNRAVTDAFEPGSTLKPFTVAAALASGRYRSATPIDTRPGSLTIGPATVRDAHPHGILTVAEVVQKSSNVGAAKMALALPAKELWSTLERVGFGTPSGSGFPGEVSGRLRPYQSWRPIEQATLSYGHGISVSLLQLARAYTVFATDGRLLPVSFLKAEAPAAGERVFSPQVARAVRDMLELAVQPGGTAPSARVLGYRVAGKTGTAHKLVDGRYAPDLYVSSFVGFAPASRPRLVVAVMVDEPRAGGYYGGVVAAPVFARVVEGALRMLDVPPDAPMDPGLLAPEELVLVREEV; this is translated from the coding sequence ATGACCCCGGAGAACCTGACCGGGTACGGGCTGCGGCTGCCGCGCTGGCGGGCCCGCCTGGTGCTCATGCTGTTTCTCGCCGCCTTCGCCGGGCTCGCCGGGCGGGCCGCCTACCTCCAGGCGGTGAAGACGGACTTCCTGCAGCAAAAGGGGGAGGCGCGCTTCCTGCGGGTGGTGGAGGTGAGCGCCCACCGGGGCCGGATCCTGGATCGCCACGGGGAGCCCCTGGCGGTGAGCACGCCGGTGGAATCGGTCTGGGCGAGCCCGGAGGATGTGCCCCAGGAGGGGAGCGTCCTGGGCAAGCTGGCCGCCATCCTGGAGATGGATCCCCGGGCGCTGCTCGCCCGGATCCGGGAAAACCCGGACCGGGGGTTCGTGTACTTGAAGCGACATCTCTCTCCGGAGGCCGCCGCTCGGGTGGCCGCGCTCCAGATCGAAGGGGTTTTCCTGCAGCGGGAGTACCGCCGCTACTACCCGTCCGGGGAGGCCGCGGCCCATCTGATCGGCTTCACCAACGTGGACGACGACGGCCAGGAGGGGATCGAGCTGGCCTACCAGGATCTGCTCAAGGGCGTGCCCGGCAGCCGGCGGGTGATCAAGGACCGGCTGGGCCGGGTGGTGGAGGACGTGCGGAGCCTGCGGGAGCCAAAGCCGGGGCAGGATCTCACCCTCTCGGTGGACCGGCGTATCCAGTACCTGGCGTACCGGGAGCTCAAGCAGGCGGTGGAGAAGCATCGGGCCCGGGCCGGCGGGATCGTGGTGCTGGACAGTGTGACCGGCGAGGTGCTGGCCCTGGCCAACGTGCCCAGCTACAACCCCAACGACCGGGCCCAGGCCAAGCCTTCCCGGGTGCGCAACCGGGCGGTGACTGACGCCTTCGAGCCGGGCTCGACGCTCAAGCCCTTCACCGTGGCGGCGGCCCTCGCCTCCGGCCGCTACCGGAGTGCGACCCCCATCGATACCCGCCCCGGATCCCTCACCATCGGCCCGGCCACGGTGCGGGACGCCCACCCCCACGGCATTCTCACCGTCGCCGAGGTGGTGCAGAAGTCGAGCAACGTGGGCGCGGCCAAGATGGCGCTGGCGTTGCCGGCCAAGGAATTGTGGAGCACCCTGGAACGGGTGGGTTTCGGCACCCCTTCGGGATCGGGTTTCCCGGGAGAAGTGAGCGGCCGGCTGCGCCCTTACCAGAGCTGGCGCCCCATCGAGCAGGCCACCCTATCCTACGGCCACGGCATCTCGGTGAGCCTCCTGCAGCTCGCCCGCGCCTATACGGTGTTTGCCACCGACGGCAGGCTCCTGCCCGTCTCCTTCCTCAAGGCGGAGGCGCCGGCGGCCGGGGAGCGGGTGTTTTCGCCCCAGGTGGCCCGGGCAGTGCGGGACATGCTGGAGCTGGCGGTCCAGCCCGGCGGCACGGCGCCGTCCGCCCGGGTGCTGGGCTACCGGGTGGCGGGGAAAACCGGCACCGCCCACAAGCTGGTGGACGGCCGCTACGCTCCCGACCTCTACGTGTCCTCGTTCGTGGGTTTCGCCCCGGCGAGCCGCCCCCGGCTGGTGGTGGCGGTGATGGTGGACGAGCCCCGGGCGGGGGGATATTACGGCGGGGTGGTGGCCGCCCCGGTCTTCGCCCGGGTGGTGGAGGGGGCCCTGCGGATGCTGGACGTGCCGCCCGACGCCCCCATGGATCCAGGGCTGCTCGCCCCGGAGGAGCTGGTCCTCGTGCGGGAGGAAGTGTGA
- the ftsL gene encoding cell division protein FtsL has protein sequence MTRLNLILFAVLLACALGVVTGQHKARKLFAELEKERREAKRLDEEWGQLQLEQSTWATHARIERLAAKSLGMQPPPPSRVRVLRLAPGAAEERR, from the coding sequence TTGACCCGCTTGAATCTCATCCTGTTCGCGGTTCTCTTGGCCTGCGCGCTGGGTGTTGTGACCGGGCAACACAAGGCGCGCAAGCTGTTTGCGGAGCTGGAGAAGGAACGGCGGGAAGCTAAGCGCCTGGACGAGGAATGGGGCCAGCTCCAGCTCGAGCAGAGCACTTGGGCGACCCATGCCCGCATCGAGCGGCTGGCCGCCAAGAGCCTGGGCATGCAGCCGCCGCCGCCTTCCCGGGTGCGGGTCCTGCGCCTTGCCCCCGGGGCGGCCGAGGAGAGGCGATGA
- the pyrC gene encoding dihydroorotase — MPVDRLTLTRPDDWHLHLRDGSLLAAVLPHTVRRFARAIVMPNLQPPVTTAAQALAYRARILAACPPGVDFTPLMTLYLTEATRASDIREARESAAVYAVKLYPAGATTHSEAGVSDVRRCEEALEEMARLNMPLLVHGEVTDPAVDVFDREAVFIDRVLAPLVERHPRLKVVLEHITTEEAVRFVRQAPPRVAATITAHHLLMNRNRLFEGGLRPHHYCLPVLKRERHRQALIAAAVSGEPKFFLGTDSAPHSRRAKEAACGCAGIYTAHAALELYAEAFEAAGALERLEAFASFHGPAFYGLPRNPSTLTLVREPWSVPEAYPLGDDAVIPLRAGERIAWRIAD; from the coding sequence ATGCCCGTGGATCGCCTGACCCTCACCCGCCCGGACGACTGGCACCTGCATCTGCGGGACGGGTCGTTGCTCGCAGCGGTGCTGCCCCATACCGTGCGCCGCTTCGCCCGCGCCATCGTGATGCCCAACCTGCAGCCCCCTGTGACCACGGCGGCCCAGGCCCTCGCCTACCGGGCGCGGATCCTGGCGGCGTGCCCCCCGGGGGTCGATTTCACTCCCCTCATGACGCTCTATCTCACCGAGGCCACCCGCGCCTCGGACATCCGGGAGGCCCGGGAGAGCGCAGCGGTGTACGCAGTGAAGCTCTATCCCGCCGGCGCCACCACCCACTCGGAAGCGGGGGTGAGCGATGTGCGCCGCTGCGAGGAAGCGCTGGAGGAGATGGCGCGCCTCAACATGCCGCTGCTGGTGCACGGGGAAGTGACGGACCCGGCGGTGGACGTGTTCGACCGGGAGGCGGTCTTCATCGACCGGGTGCTAGCGCCCCTGGTGGAACGCCATCCCCGGCTCAAGGTGGTGCTGGAGCACATCACCACGGAGGAGGCGGTGCGCTTCGTGCGCCAGGCGCCCCCCCGGGTGGCGGCCACCATCACGGCCCATCACCTGCTCATGAACCGCAACCGGCTGTTCGAAGGAGGATTGAGGCCCCACCACTATTGCTTGCCGGTGCTCAAGCGCGAACGCCACCGGCAGGCGCTCATCGCCGCGGCCGTGAGCGGGGAGCCCAAGTTCTTTCTCGGCACGGACAGCGCCCCCCATTCCCGCCGGGCCAAGGAGGCGGCGTGCGGCTGCGCCGGGATCTACACGGCCCACGCCGCCCTGGAGCTTTACGCGGAGGCGTTCGAGGCGGCGGGGGCGCTGGAGAGGCTAGAAGCCTTCGCCAGTTTCCACGGGCCCGCGTTCTATGGGCTGCCCAGAAACCCGAGCACCCTCACCCTGGTGCGGGAGCCCTGGAGCGTGCCCGAGGCTTACCCCCTGGGCGATGATGCGGTCATTCCCTTGCGGGCCGGCGAGCGGATCGCCTGGCGCATCGCCGATTGA
- the mraZ gene encoding transcriptional regulator MraZ: MFRGVAQLSLDGKGRLAMPARYRESLLAQCDGKLVITADPSRCLLIYPLPEWEPIERKLNGLSSFNPKTRTLQRLLVGNANDAELDSAGRFLVPPPLRQFAGLDKNVVLVGQGNKFELWDAQQWDRLMEEALAFKDGGIPPELDGFSL; encoded by the coding sequence ATGTTCCGCGGGGTTGCCCAGCTCAGCCTGGACGGCAAAGGGAGGCTCGCCATGCCCGCCCGTTACCGGGAGAGCCTGCTCGCCCAGTGCGACGGCAAGCTGGTCATCACCGCGGATCCGAGCCGCTGTCTTCTGATCTATCCCCTTCCCGAGTGGGAGCCCATCGAGCGCAAGCTGAACGGCCTGTCCAGCTTCAACCCCAAGACGCGCACGCTGCAGCGCCTGCTCGTGGGTAACGCCAACGACGCCGAGTTGGACTCGGCTGGCCGTTTCCTCGTACCACCGCCGCTGCGCCAATTCGCCGGTCTGGACAAGAACGTGGTGCTAGTGGGCCAGGGGAACAAATTCGAGCTGTGGGACGCCCAGCAGTGGGATCGGTTGATGGAGGAGGCGCTGGCTTTCAAGGACGGCGGGATTCCGCCGGAGCTGGATGGATTCTCCCTGTGA